Proteins encoded in a region of the Benincasa hispida cultivar B227 chromosome 2, ASM972705v1, whole genome shotgun sequence genome:
- the LOC120071818 gene encoding protein DETOXIFICATION 16-like isoform X1 produces MEEEDQNSSLNSPLIHTSEDEVNSKDERQINYENIRSKLIAEEVKKQLWLAGPLMSVSLLQYCLQMISIMFVGHLGELPLSGASMAVSFTAVTGFTVLMGLASALDTFCGQSYGAKQYHMLGIHMERAIIVLLLVSIPLAFIWANTGEILKLLGQDAQISVEAGKYAKCLIPCLFAHGLVQCLNRFLQTQNVVFPMMMSSGIAALLHIPLCWVMVFKAGLGTRGAAVANSISYWINALILILYVKLSSSCSKSWTGFSGLAFHNVPYFLKLAIPSTVMVCLELWSFEMMVLLSGLLPNPKLETSVLSISLNTDLTVWMIPMGLSAAASTRVSNELGAGRPAAAKLAACVVMIIAIIEGLLLGTVLILIRYVWGYAYSNEQEVVKYVADIVPLIAVSSFLDGLQCVLSGIARGCGWQKIGAYVNLGSYYLVGIPSAVLLAFVLQVGGKGLWLGIICALAVQTVSLAIITIRTNWDQEAKMATERVYDAVIPVNAIS; encoded by the exons ATGGAGGAGGAAGATCAGAACTCGTCATTGAACTCACCCCTTATTCACACATCTGAAGATGAAGTGAATTCGAAAGACGAGAGACAAATAAATTATGAGAATATCAGAAGCAAACTGATAGCTGAGGAAGTAAAGAAGCAGCTATGGCTAGCAGGACCTCTAATGTCGGTCAGTCTTCTCCAATACTGTTTGCAGATGATTTCCATCATGTTTGTGGGTCATCTCGGCGAATTGCCTCTCTCCGGTGCTTCCATGGCTGTTTCTTTTACAGCGGTGACTGGTTTCACCGTCTTG ATGGGGCTGGCTAGTGCTCTGGATACGTTTTGTGGCCAATCTTATGGAGCAAAGCAGTATCATATGTTGGGTATCCATATGGAAAGAGCAATTATTGTTCTTTTACTTGTGAGCATTCCTCTTGCATTCATTTGGGCTAACACAGGGGAAATCCTGAAATTACTTGGCCAAGATGCTCAAATTTCAGTAGAAGCTGGGAAATATGCTAAATGCTTGATACCATGCCTTTTTGCACATGGTCTTGTTCAATGCCTGAACAGATTCTTACAGACCCAAAATGTTGTTTTCCCAATGATGATGAGTTCTGGAATAGCAGCTTTGCTTCACATCCCCCTCTGTTGGGTTATGGTATTCAAAGCTGGGCTTGGAACTCGAGGAGCTGCTGTGGCAAACTCCATTTCTTATTGGATCAATGCATTGATATTGATACTTTATGTTAAGCTTTCTTCTTCATGTTCGAAGTCTTGGACTGGCTTTTCAGGGCTGGCTTTCCACAACGTCCCATATTTTCTTAAACTTGCAATCCCTTCAACTGTCATGGTTTG TCTGGAATTGTGGTCATTCGAGATGATGGTTCTTCTGTCTGGacttctaccaaatccaaaacTAGAGACATCAGTGCTTTCTATCAG CCTTAATACAGATTTAACCGTTTGGATGATCCCAATGGGCCTGAGTGCTGCTGCTAG CACTCGAGTTTCAAATGAACTAGGAGCTGGTCGTCCTGCAGCAGCAAAGCTAGCAGCATGTGTAGTTATGATAATAGCCATTATCGAGGGGCTATTGCTTGGGACTGTCTTGATTCTTATAAGATATGTGTGGGGTTATGCTTATAGCAACGAACAAGAAGTGGTCAAATATGTAGCGGACATAGTTCCCCTAATTGCAGTGTCCAGTTTTCTTGATGGACTTCAATGTGTTCTATCAG GCATTGCTAGAGGATGTGGTTGGCAGAAAATTGGTGCATATGTCAATCTTGGATCATATTATCTTGTGGGAATCCCATCTGCAGTCTTGCTTGCTTTTGTCTTGCAGGTTGGCGGAAAG GGGCTGTGGTTAGGCATCATCTGTGCACTTGCTGTCCAAACAGTTTCTCTTGCTATCATTACCATCCGCACTAACTGGGACCAAGAA GCGAAGATGGCTACAGAACGAGTGTACGATGCAGTAATTCCAGTGAATGCCATCTCATGA
- the LOC120071818 gene encoding protein DETOXIFICATION 16-like isoform X2 translates to MGLASALDTFCGQSYGAKQYHMLGIHMERAIIVLLLVSIPLAFIWANTGEILKLLGQDAQISVEAGKYAKCLIPCLFAHGLVQCLNRFLQTQNVVFPMMMSSGIAALLHIPLCWVMVFKAGLGTRGAAVANSISYWINALILILYVKLSSSCSKSWTGFSGLAFHNVPYFLKLAIPSTVMVCLELWSFEMMVLLSGLLPNPKLETSVLSISLNTDLTVWMIPMGLSAAASTRVSNELGAGRPAAAKLAACVVMIIAIIEGLLLGTVLILIRYVWGYAYSNEQEVVKYVADIVPLIAVSSFLDGLQCVLSGIARGCGWQKIGAYVNLGSYYLVGIPSAVLLAFVLQVGGKGLWLGIICALAVQTVSLAIITIRTNWDQEAKMATERVYDAVIPVNAIS, encoded by the exons ATGGGGCTGGCTAGTGCTCTGGATACGTTTTGTGGCCAATCTTATGGAGCAAAGCAGTATCATATGTTGGGTATCCATATGGAAAGAGCAATTATTGTTCTTTTACTTGTGAGCATTCCTCTTGCATTCATTTGGGCTAACACAGGGGAAATCCTGAAATTACTTGGCCAAGATGCTCAAATTTCAGTAGAAGCTGGGAAATATGCTAAATGCTTGATACCATGCCTTTTTGCACATGGTCTTGTTCAATGCCTGAACAGATTCTTACAGACCCAAAATGTTGTTTTCCCAATGATGATGAGTTCTGGAATAGCAGCTTTGCTTCACATCCCCCTCTGTTGGGTTATGGTATTCAAAGCTGGGCTTGGAACTCGAGGAGCTGCTGTGGCAAACTCCATTTCTTATTGGATCAATGCATTGATATTGATACTTTATGTTAAGCTTTCTTCTTCATGTTCGAAGTCTTGGACTGGCTTTTCAGGGCTGGCTTTCCACAACGTCCCATATTTTCTTAAACTTGCAATCCCTTCAACTGTCATGGTTTG TCTGGAATTGTGGTCATTCGAGATGATGGTTCTTCTGTCTGGacttctaccaaatccaaaacTAGAGACATCAGTGCTTTCTATCAG CCTTAATACAGATTTAACCGTTTGGATGATCCCAATGGGCCTGAGTGCTGCTGCTAG CACTCGAGTTTCAAATGAACTAGGAGCTGGTCGTCCTGCAGCAGCAAAGCTAGCAGCATGTGTAGTTATGATAATAGCCATTATCGAGGGGCTATTGCTTGGGACTGTCTTGATTCTTATAAGATATGTGTGGGGTTATGCTTATAGCAACGAACAAGAAGTGGTCAAATATGTAGCGGACATAGTTCCCCTAATTGCAGTGTCCAGTTTTCTTGATGGACTTCAATGTGTTCTATCAG GCATTGCTAGAGGATGTGGTTGGCAGAAAATTGGTGCATATGTCAATCTTGGATCATATTATCTTGTGGGAATCCCATCTGCAGTCTTGCTTGCTTTTGTCTTGCAGGTTGGCGGAAAG GGGCTGTGGTTAGGCATCATCTGTGCACTTGCTGTCCAAACAGTTTCTCTTGCTATCATTACCATCCGCACTAACTGGGACCAAGAA GCGAAGATGGCTACAGAACGAGTGTACGATGCAGTAATTCCAGTGAATGCCATCTCATGA